A single window of Debaryomyces hansenii CBS767 chromosome F complete sequence DNA harbors:
- a CDS encoding DEHA2F24420p (similar to uniprot|P53541 Saccharomyces cerevisiae YNL012W SPO1 Meiosis-specific protein with similarity to phospholipase B) produces MRQRKKLTDVALRDLLSRNKIPDFDYQSFLANSTKCITIALAISGGGYRSMLTGAGVMAAYDARTSNSTEDGKLGGLLQALSYIGGISGGSWLVMSNLINDFKPINELRNDPSSWALQDQLLAGIPNFDPTAIQNAISEIPTSNQTNPNSSTKQKDKWPAFMKTIIEWFDSGKGTSGSTELQSQVLSKMKREVKTVNKSSTVSEFFKSLFFKAPDPKASKNNQESFKLGGLATWKEVFSYYKELNIEVRAKRIAGYHLSFTDYWGRVLARRIFPNSARSPGATVTASTLMPSFQKNEQPFPIICAVEKVPTKDMTCKDSHLFEFTPYEFGSWDSYLNAFVPMKYLGSSLFGGKSTIRTQNPNISICVSGFDNIGFITGTSSCLFSHIFVYVYQFLLGLNSEASTAINTILKSFGLSSDFKSFEFPSHHPDYASFSPNPFYGYNHSQTSQEEISKSKAIYLVDGGDDGQNIPFQPFLQSAREVDVILSFDMTSDLFNYPNGTTLVKSSERFHNRHTSFSLPTFSLSSSIPNNFSSESVGRGVRYNDTKTKKLTTTESRSVFPKVPDTQTMLKLNLNNKPVFFGCNLSKDYPKMRTVEHRDPNQTFTHSSTHNHYLPPLIIYTANSNYSFPSNTSTFKLSYTPEEASGMIENGYNLATYMNSTQYSICIGCAILKRQFDQIELGLNTLYQDNFKVPAACQECFDSFCWSE; encoded by the coding sequence ATGAGACAAAGGAAAAAATTGACAGATGTAGCTTTAAGAGATCTATTGTCACGAAATAAAATACCAGACTTTGATTATCAATCGTTTTTagcaaattcaacaaaatgcATTACTATAGCCCTTGCTATTTCGGGAGGTGGATACAGATCAATGTTGACCGGAGCAGGTGTCATGGCTGCTTATGATGCCCGAACATCAAACTCTACAGAAGACGGTAAATTGGGAGGGCTTTTGCAAGCTTTATCGTATATTGGTGGAATATCTGGAGGTTCATGGCTAGTCATGAGCAACTTAATAAACGACTTTAAACCAATAAACGAACTACGAAACGATCCTAGTTCATGGGCTTTACAAGACCAGCTTTTGGCTGGTATACCCAATTTTGATCCTACGGCTATACAAAATGCAATATCAGAGATACCCACCAGCAACCAAACTAatccaaattcttcaaccaAACAAAAGGATAAATGGCCCGCCTTCATGAAAACTATTATAGAATGGTTTGATTCTGGGAAAGGTACTTCAGGAAGCACTGAACTTCAACTGCAGGTATTGtcaaaaatgaaaagaGAAGTAAAGACTGTAAACAAAAGTTCAACAGTAAGtgaattctttaaatctttGTTCTTTAAAGCACCAGACCCGAAGGCATCAAAAAACAATCAAGAACTGTTTAAATTGGGAGGATTAGCAACATGGAAGGAAGTTTTTAGCTACtataaagaattgaatatcgaAGTACGGGCAAAGCGCATAGCAGGCTATCACTTATCTTTTACTGACTATTGGGGTAGGGTGCTAGCCCGTAGAATTTTTCCCAACTCTGCAAGAAGTCCAGGTGCCACTGTAACAGCAAGTACACTTATGCCttcatttcaaaaaaatgaACAGCCTTTCCCAATAATATGTGCTGTTGAAAAGGTACCGACAAAAGATATGACCTGTAAGGATTCACACTTATTTGAGTTCACACCGTACGAATTTGGATCTTGGGACTCATACTTAAATGCATTCGTGCCGATGAAATATCTCGGATCTTCGTTATTTGGAGGGAAATCTACGATTCGGACTCAGAAtccaaatatatcaatatgtGTTTCAGGGTTCGACAATATTGGCTTTATCACCGGGACTTCATCTTGCTTATTCAGTCACATATTCGTCTACGTGTATCAATTCCTTTTAGGACTAAATCTGGAAGCATCCACAGCTATAAATACTATACTTAAATCGTTTGGATTAAGTTCCGATTTTAAATCATTCGAGTTTCCTCTGCATCATCCTGACTATGCATCCTTTTCACCGAATCCATTTTATGGATACAACCATTCTCAAACTagtcaagaagaaatttcaaaaagtaAAGCCATCTATCTTGTAGATGGTGGAGACGATGGCCAAAATATACCTTTTCAGCCGTTCTTACAGAGTGCAAGGGAAGTGGATGTCATACTATCGTTCGACATGACTTCAGATTTATTTAACTACCCAAATGGAACAACTTTGGTGAAATCCTCCGAAAGGTTTCATAATAGACACACCAGTTTCTCTCTCCCAACATTTAGCTTAAGCTCAAGTATACCAAACAATTTTTCGTCCGAAAGTGTGGGTCGTGGTGTACGTTACAACGACACCAAAACGAAAAAATTGACAACTACCGAAAGCAGATCTGTTTTCCCTAAAGTACCTGATACTCAGACCatgttgaaattaaatttaaacaaTAAACCTGTATTTTTTGGTTGCAATCTCTCTAAAGATTATCCTAAAATGAGAACCGTTGAACATAGAGACCCAAACCAAACATTCACTCATTCATCCACACACAACCACTACCTACCACCCCTTATTATTTACAcagcaaattcaaattattcttttccGTCAAATACATCGACATTCAAGCTAAGCTATACTCCTGAAGAAGCATCTGGAATGATCGAAAATGGTTATAATTTAGCCACGTACATGAACTCCACacaatattcaatttgtaTTGGATGCGCCATTTTAAAACGACAATTCGATCAAATAGAACTTGGGCTTAATACTTTATACCAAGATAACTTTAAAGTACCCGCAGCATGTCAAGAATGCTTTGATCTGTTTTGTTGGAGTGAATAG
- a CDS encoding DEHA2F24464p (similar to uniprot|P32331 Saccharomyces cerevisiae YPR058W YMC1 Putative mitochondrial inner membrane transporter): MTIELEEPILTQENSQVYKDLFGGTIGGITQVLVGQPFDTVKVRLQSAPEGTYTGALDVVKKLIANEGPMGFYKGTLTPLIGVGACVSVQFSVNEFMKRYYDRALDGQALSLGQYFNCGAVAGFANGFLASPIEHIRIRLQTQTGADKSFSGPIGCAKKVYQTGGLMQGIFKGIGPTLFRESVGLGIYFATYEALISKELEKKKDIVRTDIPGWKLCAFGGLSGYALWGGIYPVDVVKSKLQTDSLSKPTYRGSLSVIRDIWIKNGIKGFYKGFVPTILRAAPANGATFAAFETTMRMIN, translated from the coding sequence ATGACGATCGAGTTAGAGGAACCAATACTTACACAAGAGAACTCCCAGGTTTATAAAGATTTGTTTGGTGGTACTATCGGTGGTATTACTCAAGTCTTGGTGGGGCAACCATTTGATACAGTTAAAGTTAGATTGCAATCAGCCCCAGAAGGTACATATACTGGAGCATTAGATGTTgtgaagaagttgattgCGAATGAAGGTCCTATGGGGTTCTACAAAGGGACATTAACCCCATTAATTGGGGTTGGTGCATGTGTTTCTGTGCAATTTTCAGTGAATGAATTCATGAAGAGATACTACGATAGAGCTTTGGACGGCCAAGCTTTAAGTTTAGGACAATACTTCAATTGTGGTGCAGTCGCAGGTTTTGCCAACGGTTTCTTAGCATCTCCAATCGAACATATCCGTATCAGATTGCAAACCCAAACCGGAGCTGACAAGTCGTTCAGCGGGCCTATTGGTTGTGCTAAAAAGGTATACCAAACTGGTGGTTTAATGCAAGGTATATTTAAAGGTATAGGACCAACTTTGTTCAGAGAATCAGTTGGTTTAGGTATCTACTTTGCAACATATGAAGCCCTTATAAGCAAGGAATtggaaaagaagaaggataTTGTTCGTACCGACATTCCAGGATGGAAATTATGTGCTTTTGGTGGTTTATCTGGGTACGCATTATGGGGTGGTATCTATCCAGTTGATGTTGTGAAATCTAAGTTGCAAACCGACTCTTTGAGTAAGCCAACTTACAGAGGATCATTGAGTGTCATAAGAGACATTTGGATCAAGAACGGTATCAAGGGTTTCTACAAGGGCTTTGTTCCAACCATTTTAAGAGCTGCCCCAGCTAATGGTGCTACATTCGCTGCGTTTGAAACAACAATGAGAATGATCAATTAA
- a CDS encoding DEHA2F24552p (weakly similar to uniprot|Q12350 Saccharomyces cerevisiae YPR061C JID1 Probable Hsp40p co-chaperone) → MVVNIHCIMRRSYIRSNLIMVRTYATASEPIDHHSKNNLQPWPTSKKPTPYEIFQIDPKDENLSVLEFNKILKRIHSNYVKIYHPDISSNIEILDSKQQPLTSQMKRDRFDQIMTAYELLKDPRRRTAYNRYKGTSWDSYSTQKSTSWDSYRMANAHRQKYKFENDEEFWRAGTWEDYYKMKFKRKPPTKEELNKNKYKILAGVLAVVGLTSGLEVMLALNKTKEVQRQNTLSNLRSMQDLQRSQDNYGEDTTRFSRIRRFLLQRRSAFVNADDANFEKLKNEDSRVLRKYAQQQVDKF, encoded by the coding sequence ATGGTAGTTAATATCCATTGCATTATGCGAAGGTCATATATTCGTAGCAATTTGATTATGGTTAGAACATATGCCACTGCGAGCGAACCTATAGACCATCATTCTAAGAACAATTTACAGCCTTGGCCCACTTCAAAGAAGCCTACACCTTacgaaatatttcaaattgatcCGAAGGATGAGAATCTTTCTGTGTTGGAATTCAataagattttgaagagAATACACTCCAACTACGTGAAGATTTATCATCCTGACATATCAAGTAATATCGAAATCCTTGATTCCAAGCAGCAGCCATTGACACTGCAGATGAAAAGGGATAGATTTGATCAGATAATGACTGCTTACGAACTTTTGAAAGAcccaagaagaagaacgGCGTACAATAGATATAAGGGCACGTCGTGGGATTCATATCTGACACAGAAGAGTACGTCATGGGATTCGTACCGTATGGCCAACGCCCATAGGcagaaatataaatttgagAATGACGAGGAGTTCTGGCGAGCTGGGACTTGGGAAGATTACTACAAGATGAAATTTAAACGTAAACCACCCACAAAGGAAGAACTAAACAAAAACAAGTATAAGATCCTCGCCGGAGTCCTTGCCGTTGTAGGTCTTACGTCTGGATTGGAAGTAATGCTTGCGTTGAACAAAACGAAAGAAGTGCAGCGTCAGAACACGCTACTGAACTTGAGATCAATGCAAGACTTGCAAAGAAGCCAAGACAACTATGGAGAAGATACTACTCGTTTCCTGAGAATCAGGCGGTTTTTGTTACAGAGAAGATCCGCTTTTGTAAATGCCGATGAtgcaaattttgaaaaacttaagaatgaagataGCAGAGTTTTAAGAAAGTACGCCCAGCAGCAAGTCGATAAGTTCTAG
- a CDS encoding DEHA2F24508p (highly similar to CA1783|IPF7635 Candida albicans IPF7635) — translation MLEIIIEQPIGFSNVCIFTSISLVCAVLVISRINEKVHSALVFAWACFVKPIITKVTKKPTEQQQSLELFYKNQAHVYDKTREVLLKGRKECLRLATAHLSKKKDLVWVDIGGGTGSNIEYMDQVMSISKNFKAVYLVDLSPSLCEVAKKRFADKRWSNVHVLVADACDFGIGYEKADLVTFSYSLSMIPTFHGAVDHAVKLLDKTGVIACVDFGVQTEESSVGRVNTLGGIVNRNIPWVLRNFWRIWFEADKVFLDSSRRHYLEYKFGTIKSLNCYNNKLGRIPYYIWVGCDKSKSSSLLNRINCLATESPYLAPSDDKNKDIDIPISKGHEAALMNFQKNLPYPSIYYQREIWRVYFDEIRDQYLQFKNQYVYAFTWEDPREDHNILKFTSEDTVLAITSAGDNILSYATLPNPPKRIHAVDLNPCQNHLLELKLASFRALSKNQIWSIFGEGKIKNFKDLLVDKLSPHVSSNTFQYWMDRGDKTFNPKGKGLYDTGSTRWALRLAKWVFKICGITKYVDMLCECDTLEEQQRIWNENIKPTLFNPFVSSLLIGNPIFLWKALGVPANQAAMMGNSILKYVVDTFDPVIKRSLISEDNYFYYLTLKGKYTPQNCPDYLTEKGYKSLTTINRKSKEAPIDNIRLHTDMLNDVFARLSKKSLSIAIIMDHMDWFDPNGEDALNEITALKSCLNTNGRVLLRSASTNPWYIKTFEDLGFTCKAAGIRDTGISIDRINMYASTWVCTKIDDQIPTNRRRMSSLKI, via the coding sequence ATGttagaaataattattgAACAACCAATTGGTTTCTCCAATGTGTGTATTTTCACCAGCATCTCGCTCGTTTGTGCTGTTTTGGTGATATCTAGGatcaatgaaaaagttCACTCAGCCTTGGTGTTTGCTTGGGCATGCTTCGTCAAGCCTATCATAACTAAGGTAACGAAAAAGCCCACTGAGCAACAACAGTCGTTAGAACTTTTCTATAAAAACCAGGCACATGTGTATGATAAGACTAGAGAAGTATTGTTAAAAGGACGTAAAGAATGCTTGAGGTTGGCCACCGCACATCTCTCTAAGAAGAAAGATCTTGTGTGGGTAGACATTGGAGGGGGAACTGGCTCCAATATCGAGTACATGGACCAGGTAATGTCGATCTCCAAGAATTTCAAGGCTGTTTATCTTGTTGATTTATCACCATCGTTGTGCGAAGTTGCGAAAAAAAGGTTCGCTGATAAGAGATGGAGCAATGTGCATGTTCTAGTTGCAGATGCTTGTGATTTCGGTATTGGGTATGAAAAGGCCGATTTGGTGACCTTCTCCTACTCATTGTCTATGATTCCAACTTTCCATGGTGCTGTTGATCATGCTGTCAAGTTATTAGACAAAACAGGTGTTATCGCCTGTGTAGACTTCGGTGTGCAAACCGAGGAGTCTTCGGTTGGTAGAGTGAATACCTTAGGAGGTATTGTTAATAGAAACATCCCATGGGTCTTGAGGAACTTCTGGCGTATTTGGTTTGAAGCCGATAAGGTTTTTTTAGACCTGTCGAGAAGACATTATCTTGAGTACAAATTTGGTACCATCAAATCCCTCAACTGCTACAATAACAAATTGGGACGTATTCCGTATTATATTTGGGTTGGCTGTGACAAATCAAAATCGtcatctttattaaatagAATCAATTGTTTGGCAACTGAATCCCCATATCTTGCTCCTTCTGATGATAAGAACAAAGATATCGATATTCCTATATCTAAGGGTCACGAGGCTGCCCTCATGAATTTCCAAAAAAATTTGCCTTACCCATCTATCTACTACCAAAGAGAAATCTGGAGAGTATACTTCGATGAAATTAGAGATCAATATTTACAGTTTAAAAATCAATATGTGTATGCATTTACTTGGGAAGATCCTCGTGAGGATCATAACATCTTGAAGTTTACTTCAGAGGATACCGTTTTGGCTATCACTTCTGCTGGGGACAACATCTTGTCCTACGCCACTTTGCCAAATCCTCCAAAGAGAATACATGCCGTTGATTTGAATCCATGTCAAAACCATCTCTTAGAATTGAAACTTGCCTCATTTAGAGCCTTATCGAAGAATCAGATATGGTCTATTTTTGGTGAAGGTAAAATTAAAAACTTTAAGGATTTATTAGTTGACAAATTGAGTCCCCATGTCTCCTCCAACACTTTCCAATATTGGATGGACAGGGGGGACAAGACATTCAATCCTAAAGGAAAGGGATTGTATGATACAGGTTCCACCAGGTGGGCATTAAGATTGGCAAAATGGGTGTTTAAGATCTGCGGTATTACCAAGTATGTTGACATGCTCTGTGAGTGTGACACATTGGAAGAACAACAGAGGATTTGGAATGAAAACATCAAGCCAACCTTATTTAACCCATTCGTCAGTTCCTTGCTTATAGGTAACCCTATATTTTTATGGAAGGCATTGGGTGTTCCTGCTAACCAAGCTGCAATGATGGGCAATTCTATTTTAAAATACGTCGTCGATACCTTCGACCCAGTCATTAAAAGATCACTTATATCTGAAGATAACTATTTCTACTACTTGACATTGAAAGGTAAGTATACCCCCCAAAATTGCCCTGATTATTTGACAGAAAAAGGTTATAAAAGCCTAACCACTATCAACAGAAAGTCTAAAGAGGCACCAATTGACAATATAAGGTTACATACAGACATGCTTAACGATGTTTTTGCTAGATTGAGCAAGAAATCGTTATCCATTGCAATCATTATGGATCATATGGACTGGTTCGATCCAAACGGTGAAGATGCTTTGAACGAAATAACTGCTTTGAAAAGCTGTTTAAACACCAATGGCAGAGTCTTATTGAGATCTGCTTCTACAAACCCATGGTACATTAAAACGTTCGAAGACCTCGGCTTCACCTGTAAGGCTGCTGGTATTAGAGATACCGGTATTTCGATTGACAGAATCAACATGTATGCGTCAACCTGGGTTTGTACAAAGATCGACGACCAAATTCCAACTAACCGTCGTCGTATGAGTAGTTTAAAAATCTAG
- a CDS encoding DEHA2F24442p (some similarities with uniprot|P53390 Saccharomyces cerevisiae YPR138C MEP3 Ammonium permease of high capacity and low affinity): MNSSHYQVSTSIEDVWTIINSLYMIYCTSLLPLAMIGIALFYSGLTQRRSSLTMLALPVFLTPFILIEWFIWGYSLCYSSSSNHFIGDLNFAVLRHMRDSVTNNYNTPRGEIWSINHFLFNGFMKVICVCLTFPGCIAERGRILPMVVFLFFWSVIIYNPVTYWFWNREGWLSVELNSLPVLDFAGGNCVHIVSGFTALAYSYILGPRNPKILYDYRSTNTGYIIIGTFFMICGWCGFVAGCDYKFTIECLYIILNVLLCASTSGIIWMLIDYYFSAIPLEGAPIESALSNHRDKIHVLRISSTNIRTIPSVTGASINQHYHDTKSNFVQRRKISIISFSSGIVTGLAVITPGGGYVSSPTDFWKSFVFGVLGGIIVNLSTRLKYFVQIDDALDIFAIHGVAGILGSLLTGIFANQRYNSKGGWVKGHWIQLGYQLLGCTVTAAYVFVLSCVFLYCIDLIPGLHLRMDKTFNQRMREERERVQAESTESPTSVDIEEQFVPHNTNEITYSEKLELLGTDCYEFNGEYFMDFMEFIKVIRPQDYPFDQFTEETETQYDSVNAIGSDYQLHPEGVNHLARKGE; this comes from the coding sequence ATGAATAGTCTGCATTATCAGGTGCTGACAAGTATAGAAGATGTGTGGACcataattaattcattgtACATGATCTACTGTACCTCATTACTTCCGTTGGCTATGATTGGTATAGCACTTTTCTATTCAGGCTTGACGCAACGGAGATCGTCTTTGACTATGCTTGCCCTCCCGGTATTCCTCACACCGTTTATATTGATAGAGTGGTTTATTTGGGGGTATTCATTGTGTTATTCCAGTTCTTCCAATCATTTCATAGGTGACTTGAATTTTGCAGTTTTACGTCATATGAGAGATTCAGTTACAAACAATTATAACACACCTAGGGGTGAAATATGGCTgataaatcattttttgtttaatGGGTTTATGAAGGTTATATGCGTGTGCTTGACGTTTCCAGGGTGTATTGCTGAAAGAGGAAGAATACTACCTATGGTTGTTTTCCTATTCTTTTGGTCGGTCATTATATACAATCCCGTAACATATTGGTTTTGGAATAGAGAAGGGTGGTTGTCCGTTGAATTAAATAGCCTTCCAGTATTGGATTTTGCTGGTGGTAATTGTGTGCATATTGTTAGTGGGTTTACGGCCTTAGCATATTCTTACATTTTAGGGCCAAGAAACCcaaaaattctttatgATTATCGAAGCACTAACACAGGCTATATTATCATAGGAACATTTTTCATGATATGCGGCTGGTGTGGGTTCGTTGCTGGGTGCGATTACAAGTTCACAATTGAATGTTTATACATTATCTTGAATGTACTCTTATGTGCATCAACAAGCGGAATAATCTGGATGCTCATTGATTATTACTTTTCCGCAATTCCATTAGAAGGTGCACCTATAGAAAGTGCTCTTTCAAATCATAGGGATAAGATCCATGTCTTACgaatatcatcaacaaatattAGAACAATTCCATCTGTTACTGGTGCTTCAATAAACCAACATTACCACGATACGAAATCCAACTTTGTTCAACGTAGAAAGATATCGATTATATCGTTTTCATCGGGTATTGTGACAGGGTTAGCGGTGATAACACCTGGAGGAGGATACGTTTCTTCTCCCACAGATTTCTGGAAGAGTTTTGTATTCGGAGTACTTGGTGGAATAATCGTTAATTTGTCTACAAgacttaaatattttgttcaGATTGATGACGCCTTAGATATTTTTGCTATTCATGGAGTGGCAGGTATACTCGGGTCATTGCTTACAGGAATATTTGCAAACCAAAGGTATAATTCAAAAGGTGGCTGGGTGAAGGGTCATTGGATCCAATTAGGATATCAGTTATTAGGGTGTACGGTTACGGCAGCATACGTCTTTGTTTTGAGTTGCGTATTTTTATATTGCATTGATCTTATACCGGGTTTACATTTAAGAATGGATAAGACCTTTAACCAACGAATGAGGGAAGAGAGAGAAAGAGTACAAGCAGAATCTACGGAATCACCCACCAGTGTAGACATAGAGGAGCAATTCGTACCCCATAATACGAATGAGATTACTTATCTGGAGAAACTTGAATTATTGGGTACAGACTGTTATGAATTTAATGGGGAATATTTTATGGATTTTATGGAATTTATAAAAGTTATACGACCTCAGGACTATCCATTTGATCAGTTTACAGAGGAGACAGAAACTCAGTATGATAGTGTTAATGCTATAGGTTCTGATTATCAGTTACACCCCGAAGGAGTAAACCACCTTGCAAGAAAAGGTGAATGA
- a CDS encoding DEHA2F24530p (similar to uniprot|P32178 Saccharomyces cerevisiae YPR060C ARO7 Chorismate mutase) — MSRIAGRYFSKSRPQISKLELSSLMKTRLNHIVKMDFMKPETVLDLNNIRHALMRMEDSIVFDLIERSQFYSSPSVYEPNKFQIPNFNRSFLAWSLLQMEKTHSQVRRYEAPDETPFFPSELLPSFLPSIKYPKILASYSDEVTANDQILKTYVEQIVPQISCKTGEQQENLGSVSVCDVNCLQTLSRRIHFGKFVAEAKYQSDKAMYIKLIRAKDVKAIEASITNSAVEAKILDRLIEKGHSYGVDPSLKYSQNPQSKIQPEIIAKIYKDFVIPLTKVVEVDYLLRRLEDESEEELAKYE, encoded by the coding sequence ATGTCCCGCATCGCTGGTcgatatttttcaaaatctcgTCCGCAAATAAGTAAACTTGAATTGAGTTCATTGATGAAAACTAGACTAAACCACATAGTCAAAATGGATTTTATGAAACCAGAAACCGTATTGGATTTGAACAATATCCGCCACGCTCTTATGAGGATGGAAGACTCGATAGTCTTTGATTTGATCGAAAGATCTCAGTTTTACTCGTCACCTTCCGTCTACGAACCTAAcaaattccaaattccTAACTTCAATAGGTCTTTTTTGGCATGGTCTTTATTGCAAATGGAAAAGACTCATTCACAGGTTAGAAGATACGAAGCTCCGGATGAAACTCCTTTCTTTCCTAGCGAACTTTTACCCTCTTTCTTACCTTCAATAAAGTACCCCAAGATTCTTGCATCATACTCAGACGAAGTCACTGCCAATGATCAAATCTTGAAGACATATGTTGAACAAATTGTACCGCAGATCTCCTGCAAGACTGGTGAACAACAAGAGAACTTGGGATCAGTATCGGTTTGTGATGTCAATTGCTTACAGACTTTGTCGAGAAGAATACATTTCGGAAAGTTTGTAGCAGAGGCTAAATATCAATCGGACAAAGCTATGTATATCAAACTCATCAGAGCTAAAGATGTAAAAGCTATTGAGGCGTCCATCACTAACTCAGCTGTTGAGGCTAAAATTTTAGACCGTTTGATTGAAAAGGGCCATTCATACGGGGTGGACCCATCGTTGAAATACTCGCAGAACCCTCAATCAAAAATCCAACCCGAAATTATCGCCAAAATTTACAAGGACTTTGTTATCCCTTTGACAAAGGTTGTGGAAGTGGATTACTTACTCAGGAGACTTGAAGATGAATCAGAGGAAGAATTGGCCAAGTACGAGTAA
- a CDS encoding DEHA2F24486p (weakly similar to uniprot|P40202 Saccharomyces cerevisiae YMR038C CCS1 Copper chaperone for superoxide dismutase Sod1p), producing MTKSFEIVFAVPMECQSCVDSVSSSLKSLNGISKYDIDLKSNLVTTEGSVPPSEIVKAIQSTGKDAIIRGTGAPNSAAVCILESFDPKDIQQPVKGLARIVSVGANDLVVDLTVNGLPQGVYYPSIRKSGNLSKGALSTGECFYPLGPLEVDQPVSESTTINSLGAASPTVEEGSLYAGQGFLHADLNISDLIGRSVILSKLKDKTAPDSLCGVIARSAGAWENDKQVCSCSGKTVWQERSEALAKGLKS from the coding sequence ATGACGAAATCGTTTGAAATTGTGTTTGCTGTTCCTATGGAATGTCAATCGTGTGTTGATTCCGTATCACTGTCATTAAAGTCGTTGAACGGTATATCTAAATATGACATTGATTTAAAATCAAACTTGGTCACCACAGAGGGGTCGGTGCCACCATCCGAAATCGTGAAAGCTATTCAGAGTACCGGAAAGGATGCTATCATACGTGGTACAGGAGCTCCCAATTCGGCGGCCGTGTGTATTTTGGAGTCGTTTGATCCTAAAGATATTCAACAACCAGTTAAAGGTTTGGCCAGAATTGTGAGCGTGGGTGCCAATGACCTAGTCGTTGATTTAACTGTCAATGGTTTGCCCCAAGGTGTATACTACCCATCCATTCGTAAATCAGGCAATTTGTCCAAGGGTGCTTTGTCCACTGGTGAATGTTTCTACCCGTTAGGTCCGTTGGAAGTTGACCAACCTGTTTCTGAATCTACAACCATAAATTCGCTTGGAGCCGCCTCTCCTACCGTCGAAGAAGGCTCTTTGTACGCTGGTCAAGGTTTTCTACATGCTGACTTAAATATATCTGACTTGATCGGCAGAAGTGTCATCTTGTCGAAGTTGAAAGACAAAACTGCTCCAGACTCGTTGTGTGGGGTCATCGCTCGTAGTGCTGGAGCTTGGGAGAACGATAAACAAGTTTGTAGTTGCTCAGGTAAAACCGTATGGCAGGAGAGGTCTGAAGCTCTTGCCAAAGGCTTGAAACTGtaa